A region of the Desulfovibrio litoralis DSM 11393 genome:
TATTCATATGTGGAAAAAATATAATATTCATCTTAAATTTTTCAGTCAGTGCTTTTAAATAATCTGAAATCAAAAAAGATTGCCATGCTTGTGCATATTGTGATTGCATAAAGGTCCCAAGAGGCCTTCTTTTGTTGGTTTTACCTATCACCTTTCCTACCAAACTTTGTCTCCAAGTAGGCATAATAAGAATGGTATTTTCGTGCTGTTGTATAAAGGGGACTAAAGCATCATGGCGTGGAAAACCTGTTAGGAAAGTATTACGTTTTGAATGCATGTAAGGAGAACCGTCAGCTACGATTGAGTTATATTCATGATGCGTTGTGGTAACAAATAAGTCTATTTTTTGACTATTGAGCCAACGAGATATATTATCTTTAGTTACACCATGTTGTAAAAACACAAAGTGTTTATCTTTGACTAAACCTTTAAAATAATCTGTAACATAATGGTCCGCATGAGAAGAGATAATTTTAGAACAACCTAATAAAATTCGTTCATGGTGTTTGCTACCAAAATCAAGGAGGTTAAAGCCTTCTGCTTCTAATCGCTTCCAGTCAGAAGAGGTTTTGCGTAATGCAAAAAATATTTCTTGGGCAGGATAGTTATTTTTTATGTAGCGATATAAATGTTCCGCACTATCATCAGCATGAATGTCTCTATCCATTAAAATCCAAGCATCTTTATACGGGGAATTGTTAGATAGGTTGCAATTTACAAAAGCACTTTCTATATCTGCCTTTTTAATATGACTAAGTTCTCTCCCCTCAACAATCAATTGAGTATCTAATTCATCCATATTACAGCTTAAAGTATACTTAGCTTCAGGTAGTTGTATCCAAACTTGTCGACGTATGCAAAAGGGTTTACCTGCAAAAGTAAGTTGTGTGTTTTTTGTAAACACAGGCTCTTGTTTTATTCCATTCACAAGTATGTCTTCTGTTTCGTCGCCTTTTCCCAAATATACAAGACAAAGCTGATTTTTCACTCTGTCATATTCATAAATATAGACTTTTTGACTACTTGGTTTAATATTTTTCAAACAGAGTAGAGTTCCTACTTTATGTTCCCAGTTAAACCCATTAATAGTGCTATCATAGTTTTCAATAATGTCTTGGTCTATATATTTGAAAATATTTTTTAAAATGGCTTGGTATTCTTCCGTTTCTTTTGGGTTTAGACAGAACGGAGGCGGGTTGTTTAAAAACTGTTTTATTTGCCATGATGAATTGTATAAGATTATTTGTTGCATAAAATATGGAATATTAGTTTTCTCTTTATAAATAGCTTCCAATAATTCTAGCTGGCTCTCTCGAGGTTCTGCTAAATATTTTTCTTTTTTAAGACTGCCCAAATCCACGTTAGAGTTTTTCGCTAATCGCTTTCTATAATAGTAACGAGGCAAACTTGCAAAAGCAATAACGCCTTCATCTAGCAGGTTAAGGTATCTTAAAATCAAGTTTGCATCATCAAACCCTGCCCATTTACGTTCGTCAAATAATATATTTTTTTTTATTAGGTCATTAACGGGAAAAAAAGCAGTAGCAACACTAAGTTGCATAAAATGATTTAACTTTTGAATTTTAAAAATACTTTCTTTTTCTTTAAACTTAAATTTTAGAGGGTGTTTGTTGAAAAAACGCTGATTGTGCTCGTAATACATAATAAGATTACACGCCAACATTTTTATTTCTTTATCAGCTACTCCTTCTACATGATGTTTTTTTAAAAAATTATCCACATGAGAAAAATAAGTAACATCAACAAAGTCATCAGGGTCAATAAAAGTTACCCAAGGAGTCTTGACTCTCTTCAGTCCATAATTGCGAGCGGAGTTTAATCCTCCGTTCTCTTTATAAAGGTAAGTAATATTATCGGGATATAATTTTTGCCATTTTTTAATTATAGAGGCAGAGGAATCAGTAGAACCATCATCAACCAAAATAAGCCAGATATGTGATTTGAAGTCTAATGTTTGATCAACAATAGATTTAAAAAAATCATCTAAATATTTTTCCACATTATAGACACTAACTACAACACTATATTGATATTGACCATTTTTGTGTTTTTTTCGCCAAATACGATGCGTACGAGAATAATCTATGCAAACCCTTTTTATAAAAGGGATTGTTTGTCCGGTATAATATTTAGTTTTATCATAGATATGATCTATTCGCATGAAAAAATCTCAATCATGTTAGTTTTTATTATTTATTGGCTTAGAAAATTCTATAATGCTGTCATAAACTCTTTGGCAATTGTTTTGATCAAAAAAACAAAAAAATGATTCTATTCTTTTTTTATATTTTTCTTTTAGCTGACAATCGTTTTTTAAATATGATTCCAGCAGAGCATTTAATTCACTATACACTGTTGCTACTTCTCCAAACCCATCTTTTTTATAGTCAAAATAACCTTTTTTACAAGAATGATGTTCAAAAAACTCTTCTTGATCAAATTGAAAATAGATAACTGGCTTTTTTAAAAGGGCAAAATCCATAGCGATAGAAGAATAATCAGTAATAAGTAACGAAGATCTTACTAAAATATCTTGAATGCTTTGCGTATCGTTTTGATTATCAAAAACCATATTAATTTGTGAACAATTAGTAAATTCAAAATCACTTAAATAGCTCTGAAAACATGGGTGAATTTTGAAATATATAGAATAGCCATATTCTGTCAATAAATTTAAGAACATTTTATCGGTTAATATATTGAACCAGTTTTTATAAAACAAACTATCTTTAAAAGATTGCTCAGTTGACTGAGCCGTAAACGTTATATTTTCATCAGTCAGGTATTGTCTCCAAGTAGGCATGATAAATATTATTTTTTCTTTAAGTATAGATTCTGTTTTTTTTAATAAAATATCATGTCTTGGTAGACCTGTTAACACAACTTCTTTTTCGCTAAGGCAATAAGCGTATGATTCAGACTTGGCTAAAGATTCATGTTCTCTAACGGTTGACGTAACAAATAAATCAATATTTCTGCGAGCGATTTGTGGCATATAATCTTTAATAATACCATGTTGTAAAAAGCAAAACTGATGGTTAACAATATCAGCGTAAAGCATACGCCAACCGGTTTTGTTTAACGCACCAAAAGAATGAGAAGAAATAAGCCAATTACAATGCATAAAAGCAAAAGCGTATTCTAGGCTATATAAATTAATTAGATTGAAATTATCTTTTTTTAAACGTTGCCAATCTTTTGAATTTTTATCTATGACAAAAAATATTTTTTGTGATGGAATATTCGCTCTAACCCAACGATATAAATGTTCAGCGTTGTCATCAGCTTTGTCCGGTCTGTCTGAAAAAATCCAAGTGTTTTCATATTTGTTTTTGATGAATGAGAGTTGGGCTATAAAAGCAAACAATTTGTGAGTGATTTTTTTTCTTAAAGGAGCGTTAAATATCTTAGTTAAGTATTCGGTGTGAATAGTGTAATGTACGTTGTTATTACATATTATTTTTATTGATTTGTTGTTATTTTTAACACTTATTATACTGTTTTTTGTAAAAGCAATCCAAAAGATGTGTGCATAGCGTTTGATGTTGTGATCAAAGCTGTATAATGCAGTACGTTCAAAGTTAACAAAGATATTTTGCTGTTTATCATCAAAGAATTTTATATTGTGAGTTATCGTTTCAGAAAAAAAGATAAAGCCTAATAAATTACGTTTTAAATCTATATCAAAACAGTATATTATATTTGTTTTAGGTTCTGATGATTTAAGTGAAGCGTAATAATTAAGAAACACTGATTTTAAATTATGTGGTAGGTTATTTAGTACATTTTCCATGTCTATGTGAGTTGTGTGCATGCACCTATTCCTTATGGTGTAAAAGACACGTATCTTTTATCTTCCTACACATAAACAATAGTTGGTAAAAAGGCAATATTACTTAAATCGGGTGCTGTTCGCATTGGCTACGAACAGCTTGTTAATCAATTAAGAGATATTTTTTGTTTTTATATTACTGGTGTTATTTGTGTGTTTTGGGGTTAAAATATAACTCTTTTATAAAGCAAAAGGCAATACCATCTTCAAACGGTACTGCCTTTTTTTCTACAACTTCAAATGCACCCAGCTAATCCACCACTAAATATCAATCTCTATCCCTCAACTCCCAGTGCCTCTAATCTTTTCTCTAACGCCTCCCATTTTTCGAGGATTTTGGTTTGTTCCGATTCGAGCTTTTCTAATTGTTTCGCAATGCTGGCAAATTCGTCGGGGTTTTGTGAAAAAAAGCTTGGGTCAGAGAGTTTTAGTTCAAGTGTTTTTTGGGTTTCTTCAAGGGCTGTTAAACGTTGAGGCAATTCGCTTAGTTCTTTTCTGAGCGTTTCAATCTCTCTTTGTTCTTTAAAACTCAACTTTTTGGGTTTTTGTGGTGCGGAATTTTCAGAAACGCTTGTTTTTGTTGCTTGAATATTGTTTTTTTCTATGGTTTCTTGCTGACTGCGTTGGCGTAACCAGTCGGTATATGCCCCGACATATTCATGCACCTGTCCGTCTCCTTCCAATGCCAAAACGCTTGTAACC
Encoded here:
- a CDS encoding CDP-glycerol glycerophosphotransferase family protein yields the protein MRIDHIYDKTKYYTGQTIPFIKRVCIDYSRTHRIWRKKHKNGQYQYSVVVSVYNVEKYLDDFFKSIVDQTLDFKSHIWLILVDDGSTDSSASIIKKWQKLYPDNITYLYKENGGLNSARNYGLKRVKTPWVTFIDPDDFVDVTYFSHVDNFLKKHHVEGVADKEIKMLACNLIMYYEHNQRFFNKHPLKFKFKEKESIFKIQKLNHFMQLSVATAFFPVNDLIKKNILFDERKWAGFDDANLILRYLNLLDEGVIAFASLPRYYYRKRLAKNSNVDLGSLKKEKYLAEPRESQLELLEAIYKEKTNIPYFMQQIILYNSSWQIKQFLNNPPPFCLNPKETEEYQAILKNIFKYIDQDIIENYDSTINGFNWEHKVGTLLCLKNIKPSSQKVYIYEYDRVKNQLCLVYLGKGDETEDILVNGIKQEPVFTKNTQLTFAGKPFCIRRQVWIQLPEAKYTLSCNMDELDTQLIVEGRELSHIKKADIESAFVNCNLSNNSPYKDAWILMDRDIHADDSAEHLYRYIKNNYPAQEIFFALRKTSSDWKRLEAEGFNLLDFGSKHHERILLGCSKIISSHADHYVTDYFKGLVKDKHFVFLQHGVTKDNISRWLNSQKIDLFVTTTHHEYNSIVADGSPYMHSKRNTFLTGFPRHDALVPFIQQHENTILIMPTWRQSLVGKVIGKTNKRRPLGTFMQSQYAQAWQSFLISDYLKALTEKFKMNIIFFPHMNMQMYIPFFTIPNYIKVLSHSDSSIQNLFKQASIMITDYSSVAFEMAFLKKAVLYYQFDQETIFSGAAHLTLKGYFDYERDGFGPVVLDENTLLKELEQILKNNAQPMPNYLQRMEDLFQFRDGKNCERVYQSILELDKK
- a CDS encoding CDP-glycerol glycerophosphotransferase family protein is translated as MENVLNNLPHNLKSVFLNYYASLKSSEPKTNIIYCFDIDLKRNLLGFIFFSETITHNIKFFDDKQQNIFVNFERTALYSFDHNIKRYAHIFWIAFTKNSIISVKNNNKSIKIICNNNVHYTIHTEYLTKIFNAPLRKKITHKLFAFIAQLSFIKNKYENTWIFSDRPDKADDNAEHLYRWVRANIPSQKIFFVIDKNSKDWQRLKKDNFNLINLYSLEYAFAFMHCNWLISSHSFGALNKTGWRMLYADIVNHQFCFLQHGIIKDYMPQIARRNIDLFVTSTVREHESLAKSESYAYCLSEKEVVLTGLPRHDILLKKTESILKEKIIFIMPTWRQYLTDENITFTAQSTEQSFKDSLFYKNWFNILTDKMFLNLLTEYGYSIYFKIHPCFQSYLSDFEFTNCSQINMVFDNQNDTQSIQDILVRSSLLITDYSSIAMDFALLKKPVIYFQFDQEEFFEHHSCKKGYFDYKKDGFGEVATVYSELNALLESYLKNDCQLKEKYKKRIESFFCFFDQNNCQRVYDSIIEFSKPINNKN